The stretch of DNA CAGCAGGGGGGAGAGTGTTCAACGCAACCAGTGCCAACGGGTATCTGTATATGTTGGAACAAATGCCTGTACAATCAGGTACCCGTTTTCCTATGGTAATGAATCTGGTTTGCCGCTCCGTATCGGGCCCGCTGGATATTCATGGGGATCATTCTGACTTGTATTTTGCACTTAATACAGGCTGGCCGATCCTGATGTGCCGGGACCCTCAATCGGTTTATGATATGAATCTAATGGCTATTAAGCTTGCAGAGGATCCTGAGGTTCGCTTGCCAGTGCTTGTGGCCTCTGACGGCTATTTCACCTCGCACCAAAAGCGTAATGTTAGTACCTTCGCGAATACGGAAGATGTCCAGAAGTTTGTGGGCAAGCGTCCGCCGGCAGGCTTCGCACATACGCTGGACCGCAACAACCCGATCACAGTAGGACCTTATATGAATGAGCCAGATTACATCAATAACCGCTATCAGCAATCGGAAGCGATGTACAATGCCGGACGTGTGTTCCAGCGTATTGCAGGTGAGTACAAGCAGCTGACCGGACGCGAGTATAAGATGCTTGACCTATACCGGATGGAGGATGCTGAGGTAGCCGTATTCCTAATGAATTCGGCTTCAGAGATCATCAAGGATGTAGTGGATGAGCTGCGTCAGCAGGGAGTTAAGGCGGGCGCCATTGCGCCTAACATGATCCGGCCGTTTCCTCAGGCAGAGATTGCAGAGGCCCTGAAGGGAGTCAAAGCGATTACGGTAGGCGATCGTGCGGATTCCTATGGCGCTCATGGCGGCAATATGGTTAATGAAATTAAGGCGGCATTGTTTACTTATGGGAATACGACCACGAAGGTGATTAGCCGGATCTATGGGCTAGGCGGTAAGGAATTTTACGCGGAGGATGGACATCATTTGTTCTCCCTTGCGATTGAGGCGGCAGCCAAGAACCATGTGGACGTTCCGTTTGATTATTATGGGCATTCGGTGGGCAAGCCGGACCAAGCTCCTAAGCGGGTACTGAAGCCGCTGAAGTTCGAGGACCTGAAGACAGGCCTGATTACGGTAAAACAAGATGAAGCAACGGGTAAGCTAAGCGTGCGTATTCCGCCGCTGCGTGCCTTAACCAAGAAGCCGAAGCGTATTGCTCCGGGCCACGGGGCTTGTCCGGGCTGCGGTATTTTCTCGGGACTAGAGCTGTTCTTTAAAGGGATTGAAGGGGATATTGTAGCTTTGTTCCATACCGGCTGTGCCATGGTCGTAACAACGGGCTATCCTTACTCGGCGCATAAAGCAACATATATTCATAACTTGTTCCAAAATGGAGCCGCTACGTTGTCAGGTGTCGTTGAGATGTTCTGGGAACGCAAGCGCAGAGGCGAGTTTGATGAGCTGGGATTGTCAGACGACTTTACTTTTGTTATGGTAACCGGTGATGGAGGAATGGATATTGGTATGGGGCCGGCCATTGGTGCTGCGCTGCGCAACCATAAGATGATTATTATCGAGTATGATAATGAGGGGTACATGAATACAGGCGCTCAGCTATCTTACTCAACGCCGATAGGCCATCGTACTTCAACTTCCAATATTGGCTCCGAGCAGAAAGGAAAGGCGTTCCATCATAAGGATACCGCTCAAATTATGGCGGCTACCAATATTCCTTATGTCTTTACAGGCAGTGAGGCATATCCTCAGGATCTGGTTAAGAAGGCTGCTAAGGCTCAGTGGTATGCACAGAATGAGGGACTCGTATACGGTAAAATACTGATCGCCTGCCCGCTGAATTGGATCGCTCCGGATGATCAAGGAACGAATATTGTTGACGCTGCCGTGAATTCCTGTTTCTTCCCGCTATACGAAGTAGAGCATGGACAAACAACGCTTACCTATAATCCGGAAGAGAAGGGCAAGCGTGTACCTCTCTCGGACTGGCTGCGTACCATGGGCAAGACAAGACATCTGCTCAAGCCCGAGAATGAAGCGCGGCTTCATGACTTTGAACAAGAGGTTGAGCGCCGCTGGAGCATTTTGAAGATTAAGCATGAGCATCCGGAACTCTAGAAGTTCCAATAGGATTCCTTATTTGCGGCCACTCATGGAGAGTGAGGCAATAGGGAGGATACGGAGGTAATTAGGACATGACAGAAGTATTTCGTGCGTTTCGAGTTCATCATGATGAGCAGGGCTTTCGGACAGAAATCGATCAGCTGACACCGGCGGATTTGCCGCAGGGAGACGTTAAAATTCGCGTGCATTATTCGGGCGTGAATTATAAAGACGGTCTGGCCAGCATTCCTGAGGGGAAAATCGTAAAATCTTACCCGTTTACACCTGGCATTGATCTCGCTGGAGAGGTGGTCACTTCTAAAGACCCACGTTACCAGGCTGGCGATAAAGTCATTTGTACGGGCTTCGAGCTTGGGGTAAGCCATCCGGGAGGATATGCAGAGTATGCAAGCGTGCCGGGGGATTGGCTCGTCAAGCTGCCGGAGGGACTTGATTTGCGGGAAGCGATGGCGATCGGAACGGCAGGGTTTACTGCTGCATTGTCCATCGACAGGCTGCTGCTTACAGGGCTAAACCCGCAGGCTGGACCTGTGCTGGTGGGAGGAGCGACTGGAGGGGTAGGCAGCGTCGCCGTGTCCATACTGTCAAGACTAGGCTATGAAGTTACGGCGGTTACTGGCAAGTCAGAGCAGACCGCCTGGCTGCAAGAGCTGGGAGCCGCCCGGGTCGTATCCAGGGATGAGGCCGTTCAAAATACCAAGGGAGCTCTCGGAAGCCAGCAATGGGCCGCCGTCGTAGATCCGGTTGGCGGAATCTTTACGGCTGCTTTGCTCAAAACCATCCGTTACGGTGGCAGTATTGCGCTCTCCGGCATGGTTGGCGGAGGAAAGCTGGAGACAAGTGTCTATCCATTTATATTGCGTGGAGTTCATCTTCTGGGTATTGATAGCGTCTATTGCGAAATGGAGCTAAGGGAACGATTATGGACACTGCTTGCCGGGGACTGGAAGCCGCTGAGTCTATTGAAGAAGGGGATCACCACCTTCACGATGGATGAGCTACCGGAAGCCTTAATGGGAATTCTGGGAGGTCATTCAATCGGGCGACAGGTTATTAAGCTGATGTAGCAGGTAAATACAAAGCCGGATGGTTCATAGGTTATGGACCGTCCGGCTTTTTCTAGTAGCTAGTCTCAGGACGAGGGCTGGCAAGCCCTGACGTTAGCCAAGGGCAGGACCCTTTTGTGTCAACACAAAGTGTATGTCAGGTAGAAAATCCATTGTTAAGGCTGACTTTCGATTCGGGAGTCGGCTTTTTTATTTGTCTACATTTTTAGCCTGTGATGCAATAATGAGCCTCTGTTCTCAGAATAGTGGTATTTCTTGACCATTGATTTTAAAAATTGAAGTGGTCACAATATAACTATTGCTATAAATGACGAAATTGTCACTATTGAATGGGATTTTTATCCTAGCAGGGGGGCCATTCATGCAGCAGGATGAGCAGAGCGCAGCTGTAACTCAGGTTCGGAGTGCAGCGAAGCATTTGGCCACTCGCTTAATTAGACTGTCGGGCGGCATTGAAAATATAATCGATTGTACCCACTGTACGACACGACTCCGCCTCAGGCTGAATCATATTGATCTTGTAAATGAGGAAAGTCTGAAAGAAATGAAGGAGGTTCAAGGCATACTTGTAATTGCCGGGCAGCTGCAAATTATTCTTGGACCGGCAGTCGTCTCCAAAGTTACTCGTCAAGTCAACAGAATGCTTCAGGAGGAAGCTTCACAAACGGATCGACACTCAGAAGAACTGTATGTAGTCAGGTCACCCAAGGACAAGAAAAATGGACCGTTAACACAGCTGCTGGGCGCTGTTCAATTCTTCTCCGATATTGTCATTCCGATTATTCCGCTGTTTGTCGGAGCCGGATTGCTGCTTGGTCTATTAGGATTTATGGGGTCCTTCGGCTTAAATAATCCGGATAATATCTGGTTTCGGATGTTGTCTCTCTTCGCAGGTTCAGCCTTTCAGCTTATGGCGGTGCTGTTCGGATATCATACAGCAAAGAGGTTTGGAGGCACTCCATGGCTTGGCGCAGCCATGGGGATCATGATGACACATCCAAGTCTTATGACTATGCAGGAGAAAGGCGCGATCCTGCAAAGTGCCCAGGCTTTGATATCAACTCCTCAATTGGGGTATCAGGGGGCCGTTGTTCCCACAATTCTTTCAGCGCTATTGTTGACTTTTATTGAGAGAAAGCTACGTCGTTTTCTTCCATCATTCGGTTCGGCTTTGATTGTTCCATTGATGAGTGTTGCTATGGCAGGCAGCCTTGCCGTGCTAATCATTGAACCGACGGTCTTTAGGCTAGGTGGGGTTCTGGGAAGGATTCTGGAAGAAATGTTCGCCACTGGCGGCTTGTGGTTTGGTCTGCTTCTTGGCGGCATTTATAGCTCGATTGTCATCACCGGACTCCATCACGGTATCCAGGCCGTGGAAGCTGGACTCATCACCAACCCGGAGATCGGGGTTAACTTCCTGCTTCCTATCTGGTCTATGGCAAATCTTGCTCAAGCAGGAGCTGGACTAGCCGTATATGTCAGAACCCAAGATAAGGCATTTAAGAAGATTGCGTTGAACGCATCCATCACCGCTCTTTTCGGCATTACCGAACCGGTTACGTATGGCGTCAACTTGAAGCTTGGGCGCCCCTTTGTGGGTGCAGCGTTGGGTGGTGCTGTAGGAGGAGCTTATGTCGCTTTCCATAAGGTCGTCTCCAATTCGCTTGGATTAACTGGAATTCCGATGACTGTTTTTGTTATACAGCCAGGGCTAATGAACTTCATTCATTATATAGTTGGCTCTCTACTCGCCATGGCAACGGCTTTTATTACAACGGGTCTGTTTCTTGGTGCCAAGCGAACTTACAGCCCAAAAGGTTTGACTAAACAACTTAGAATACGTTCAGGCACAGGAGAAAAACATGATGAAGATTAAGAAAATACTTAATAATAACGCAGCTGTAGTCAACGATCAAGGGGAAGAAAAGATCATTCTGGGTTCCGGGATTGTATTCCAAAAGGGAAAGAATGATATTGTTGACCCCGGCCTTATTGAGAAGGTATTCGTAATGAGTGATCCTGGGCAATACAATCACCTTGAAGAGATGCTGGGGACACTGCCTGAAGAGGAGATTGCAGTGTCACAGAAAATTATTGCTACTGCTGAGCAGGAACTTTCCGTCACGTTCAATGAGCATATTCACATCGCTTTGACCGACCATCTCTCGTTCGCGTTAGAACGCATCCGCAAGGGAATCGCCATCCAGAATACACTTCTTGAGGAGATCCGTATCCTGTATCCAAGAGAATTCCAGATTGGTCTTCATGCGAAGACGATGATTTTCGAGAAATTGCAGGTGGTTATCCCCGAAGATGAGGTGGGTTATATTGCGATGCACATTCATACCGCATGGAAGAACGCAGGTACTCGTGAGAAGACGACAGAGAAAACAGCTATGATCAGGGATATCGCAGAAGGTGTAATAGAGGCATCAAGGACGGGATTGGATCGCCGATCTACGAACTACGAGCGGCTTTTGACTCAGCTTGAGAACATGCTGCAGACGGATGAAACGGGTAGCCTTCGAAATGAACTGAATCCAGAGCTTGTGTTGATGGCCAGAAAGAACTTC from Paenibacillus sp. CAA11 encodes:
- a CDS encoding PRD domain-containing protein, with the translated sequence MMKIKKILNNNAAVVNDQGEEKIILGSGIVFQKGKNDIVDPGLIEKVFVMSDPGQYNHLEEMLGTLPEEEIAVSQKIIATAEQELSVTFNEHIHIALTDHLSFALERIRKGIAIQNTLLEEIRILYPREFQIGLHAKTMIFEKLQVVIPEDEVGYIAMHIHTAWKNAGTREKTTEKTAMIRDIAEGVIEASRTGLDRRSTNYERLLTQLENMLQTDETGSLRNELNPELVLMARKNFPESYSQACEISDWIEEDYGYVFTESQRIVVAMEINRIGTRLNELSK
- a CDS encoding acrylyl-CoA reductase family protein; the protein is MTEVFRAFRVHHDEQGFRTEIDQLTPADLPQGDVKIRVHYSGVNYKDGLASIPEGKIVKSYPFTPGIDLAGEVVTSKDPRYQAGDKVICTGFELGVSHPGGYAEYASVPGDWLVKLPEGLDLREAMAIGTAGFTAALSIDRLLLTGLNPQAGPVLVGGATGGVGSVAVSILSRLGYEVTAVTGKSEQTAWLQELGAARVVSRDEAVQNTKGALGSQQWAAVVDPVGGIFTAALLKTIRYGGSIALSGMVGGGKLETSVYPFILRGVHLLGIDSVYCEMELRERLWTLLAGDWKPLSLLKKGITTFTMDELPEALMGILGGHSIGRQVIKLM
- a CDS encoding PTS transporter subunit EIIC, whose translation is MQQDEQSAAVTQVRSAAKHLATRLIRLSGGIENIIDCTHCTTRLRLRLNHIDLVNEESLKEMKEVQGILVIAGQLQIILGPAVVSKVTRQVNRMLQEEASQTDRHSEELYVVRSPKDKKNGPLTQLLGAVQFFSDIVIPIIPLFVGAGLLLGLLGFMGSFGLNNPDNIWFRMLSLFAGSAFQLMAVLFGYHTAKRFGGTPWLGAAMGIMMTHPSLMTMQEKGAILQSAQALISTPQLGYQGAVVPTILSALLLTFIERKLRRFLPSFGSALIVPLMSVAMAGSLAVLIIEPTVFRLGGVLGRILEEMFATGGLWFGLLLGGIYSSIVITGLHHGIQAVEAGLITNPEIGVNFLLPIWSMANLAQAGAGLAVYVRTQDKAFKKIALNASITALFGITEPVTYGVNLKLGRPFVGAALGGAVGGAYVAFHKVVSNSLGLTGIPMTVFVIQPGLMNFIHYIVGSLLAMATAFITTGLFLGAKRTYSPKGLTKQLRIRSGTGEKHDED
- a CDS encoding thiamine pyrophosphate-dependent enzyme, which encodes MAIDMEKERGTAQIEQRTVYESGNEMAAYAASQINYHIMGYFPISPSTEVAQFLDLMKANGQHDIKLIPSDGEHSSAGICYGASTAGGRVFNATSANGYLYMLEQMPVQSGTRFPMVMNLVCRSVSGPLDIHGDHSDLYFALNTGWPILMCRDPQSVYDMNLMAIKLAEDPEVRLPVLVASDGYFTSHQKRNVSTFANTEDVQKFVGKRPPAGFAHTLDRNNPITVGPYMNEPDYINNRYQQSEAMYNAGRVFQRIAGEYKQLTGREYKMLDLYRMEDAEVAVFLMNSASEIIKDVVDELRQQGVKAGAIAPNMIRPFPQAEIAEALKGVKAITVGDRADSYGAHGGNMVNEIKAALFTYGNTTTKVISRIYGLGGKEFYAEDGHHLFSLAIEAAAKNHVDVPFDYYGHSVGKPDQAPKRVLKPLKFEDLKTGLITVKQDEATGKLSVRIPPLRALTKKPKRIAPGHGACPGCGIFSGLELFFKGIEGDIVALFHTGCAMVVTTGYPYSAHKATYIHNLFQNGAATLSGVVEMFWERKRRGEFDELGLSDDFTFVMVTGDGGMDIGMGPAIGAALRNHKMIIIEYDNEGYMNTGAQLSYSTPIGHRTSTSNIGSEQKGKAFHHKDTAQIMAATNIPYVFTGSEAYPQDLVKKAAKAQWYAQNEGLVYGKILIACPLNWIAPDDQGTNIVDAAVNSCFFPLYEVEHGQTTLTYNPEEKGKRVPLSDWLRTMGKTRHLLKPENEARLHDFEQEVERRWSILKIKHEHPEL